The following proteins are encoded in a genomic region of Gossypium hirsutum isolate 1008001.06 chromosome D05, Gossypium_hirsutum_v2.1, whole genome shotgun sequence:
- the LOC107903213 gene encoding EPIDERMAL PATTERNING FACTOR-like protein 2 — protein sequence MEGRLFCFLLALQIVRWTCATSRPLAPIDGFGVHQPGQKNPEPLQVPFSSKEMALQSSKSKERSGVTFEEAKAEGVSKLGIGSSPPSCEHKCSGCTPCEAIQVPTTSKRIHVDLQYANYEPESWKCKCGPTFYNP from the exons ATGGAGGGAAGGTTGTTTTGTTTTCTGTTGGCTCTTCAAATAGTAAGATGGACTTGTGCCACTAGCAGGCCTTTAGCACCAATTGATGGTTTTGGTGTTCATCAACCAG GCCAGAAGAACCCAGAGCCATTACAAGTTCCGTTTAGCTCAAAAGAAATGGCTCTGCAGAGTTCTAAAAGCAAGGAAAGAAGCGGTGTCACATTTGAAGAAGCAAAGGCTGAAGGGGTAAGTAAACTGGGGATAGGGTCAAGCCCTCCAAGTTGTGAACACAAATGCTCTGGCTGCACCCCGTGTGAAGCCATTCAAGTGCCTACCACAAGCAAACGAATCCATGTGGATTTACAGTACGCAAATTATGAGCCTGAGAGTTGGAAATGCAAGTGTGGTCCTACCTTTTACAACCCATGA